One Gammaproteobacteria bacterium genomic window carries:
- a CDS encoding class I SAM-dependent rRNA methyltransferase: protein MYKTLQLRKNEEHRLRGGHLWVYSNEVEVTATPLTGFAPGELAVLVDYRSRPLGTAYVNPHSLICARLLGRAPDIVPDAAWFARRLEAAAALRKRLFDRPFYRLVYGESDALPGLVIDRYDTVCSVQLTTAGMDLCKDAVLAALQQVVQPEAVVLRNDAPIRALEGLAPYVEALPAAPERVLVEENGLRFELEPLTGQKTGWFYDHRMNRARLPAYVRGRRVLDMFSYSGAWGVQAAAAGARQVVCVDESRAALDLLLRNARMNGVADRIEARHGEAFATLKALHEAGEVFDVVVLDPPAFIKRRKDKAAGLRAYQRLNQLAMQLLDADGILISASCSFHLAADELRGVLQQAALHAGRELQILEQGHQGPDHPVHPAIPETAYLKCLIARVHRGDAAG, encoded by the coding sequence ATGTACAAAACGCTGCAACTGCGGAAAAACGAGGAACACCGCCTGCGCGGCGGCCATCTGTGGGTATACAGCAACGAAGTCGAGGTGACGGCGACCCCGCTGACCGGCTTCGCGCCGGGCGAACTCGCCGTACTGGTCGACTACCGCAGCCGGCCGCTCGGCACGGCCTACGTCAATCCGCACTCCCTCATCTGTGCCCGCCTGCTCGGCCGGGCCCCGGACATTGTGCCCGACGCCGCCTGGTTCGCGCGCCGCCTCGAGGCGGCGGCGGCACTGCGCAAGCGCCTGTTCGACCGGCCGTTCTACCGCCTGGTCTACGGCGAGAGCGACGCCCTGCCGGGCCTGGTGATCGACCGCTATGACACCGTGTGTTCGGTGCAGCTGACCACCGCCGGGATGGATCTCTGCAAGGACGCCGTCCTGGCCGCGCTGCAGCAGGTGGTACAACCGGAGGCGGTGGTGCTGCGCAACGACGCGCCGATCCGCGCCCTCGAGGGCCTGGCGCCTTACGTCGAGGCCCTGCCCGCCGCCCCGGAGCGGGTGCTGGTGGAGGAAAACGGCCTGCGCTTCGAACTGGAGCCGCTCACCGGCCAGAAGACCGGCTGGTTCTACGACCATCGCATGAACCGCGCACGCCTGCCCGCCTATGTCCGCGGCCGGCGCGTGCTCGACATGTTCAGCTACAGCGGCGCCTGGGGCGTGCAGGCCGCAGCGGCGGGGGCGCGTCAGGTGGTATGCGTCGACGAATCGCGCGCCGCACTCGACCTGCTGCTGCGCAACGCACGCATGAACGGTGTCGCCGACCGCATCGAGGCGCGCCACGGCGAGGCCTTCGCCACACTGAAGGCGCTGCACGAGGCCGGCGAGGTTTTCGACGTCGTCGTGCTGGACCCCCCCGCCTTCATCAAGCGGCGCAAGGACAAGGCGGCCGGGTTGCGCGCCTACCAGCGCCTGAACCAGCTCGCCATGCAACTGCTCGATGCGGACGGCATCCTGATCTCCGCCTCCTGCTCCTTCCACCTCGCGGCGGACGAGCTGCGCGGCGTGCTGCAGCAGGCGGCGCTGCATGCCGGCCGTGAACTGCAGATCCTCGAGCAGGGCCACCAGGGACCGGACCACCCCGTCCATCCCGCGATCCCGGAGACGGCGTACCTTAAGTGCCTCATCGCGCGCGTCCACCGCGGCGATGCAGCGGGATGA
- a CDS encoding prolipoprotein diacylglyceryl transferase, producing MLSYPDIDPVAVQLGPLKVHWYGLMYLIGFAAAWWLGRRRLRLFADLSRQDLSDLIFYVALGVILGGRFGYILFYDFAVYLAEPLNILKIWQGGMSFHGGLLGVIVAMALFARRRGRRFFEIADFTAPLIPIGLGAGRLGNFINGELWGRPTDLPWAMVFPDPRAGGLPRHPSQLYEMLLEGVLLFVILWLYARKPRPTMAVSALFLLGYGTFRFLVEFARTPDEQLGFLAGGWFTMGQLLCLPMLAAGAVLWWLAHRGTPARAASAR from the coding sequence GTGCTGAGTTACCCCGACATCGACCCCGTGGCAGTCCAGCTGGGACCGCTCAAGGTCCACTGGTACGGCCTCATGTACCTGATCGGATTCGCCGCCGCGTGGTGGCTGGGCCGGCGCCGGCTGCGGCTGTTCGCGGACCTGAGCCGGCAGGACCTATCCGACCTCATCTTCTACGTCGCCCTCGGCGTGATCCTCGGCGGGCGTTTCGGCTATATCCTGTTCTACGACTTTGCCGTCTACCTGGCCGAACCGCTCAACATCCTCAAGATCTGGCAGGGCGGCATGTCCTTCCATGGCGGCCTGCTCGGCGTCATCGTCGCGATGGCGCTGTTCGCGCGCCGGCGCGGCCGGCGCTTCTTCGAGATCGCCGATTTCACCGCGCCGCTGATCCCGATCGGCCTCGGCGCCGGGCGCCTCGGCAACTTCATCAACGGCGAGTTGTGGGGACGACCGACCGACCTGCCCTGGGCGATGGTGTTTCCCGATCCTCGCGCCGGCGGGCTGCCGCGCCATCCCTCCCAGCTCTACGAGATGCTGCTCGAGGGCGTGCTGCTGTTCGTCATACTCTGGCTGTATGCGCGCAAGCCGCGCCCGACGATGGCGGTATCCGCCCTCTTCCTGCTCGGTTACGGCACCTTCCGTTTCCTGGTCGAGTTCGCACGCACGCCCGACGAACAACTCGGCTTCCTCGCCGGCGGCTGGTTCACCATGGGTCAGTTGCTCTGCCTGCCGATGCTCGCGGCCGGCGCCGTGCTGTGGTGGCTGGCGCACCGGGGCACTCCCGCGCGCGCAGCATCCGCCCGATGA
- a CDS encoding thymidylate synthase has translation MKQYLDLLRHVRDHGARKEDRTGTGTLSVFGHQMRFDLAAGFPLVTTKKLHLKSIIHELLWFLRGDTNVRYLRDNGVTIWDEWADEQGELGPVYGYQWRSWPAADGRHIDQIRQVVEDIRRTPDSRRLIVSAWNVADIERMALPPCHAFFQFYVAEGRLSCQLYQRSADIFLGVPFNIASYALLTLMVAQVTGLKPGEFIHTLGDAHLYLNHLEQAETQLARRPYPPPTLRLNPARTSLFDFVFEDFALEGYQSHAHIKAPVAV, from the coding sequence ATGAAACAGTATCTCGACCTGCTGCGCCACGTGCGCGACCACGGCGCGCGCAAGGAGGACCGCACCGGGACCGGCACGCTGAGCGTGTTCGGCCACCAGATGCGCTTCGACCTCGCCGCCGGTTTCCCGCTGGTCACCACCAAGAAGCTGCACCTGAAGAGCATCATCCACGAGCTGCTCTGGTTCCTGCGCGGCGACACCAATGTGCGCTATCTGCGCGACAACGGCGTCACCATCTGGGACGAATGGGCGGACGAGCAGGGCGAACTCGGTCCGGTGTACGGTTACCAGTGGCGCAGCTGGCCGGCGGCCGACGGCCGGCACATCGACCAGATCCGGCAGGTGGTGGAGGATATCCGGCGCACGCCGGACTCGCGCCGCCTGATCGTCAGCGCGTGGAACGTGGCCGACATCGAACGCATGGCGCTGCCGCCGTGCCACGCCTTCTTCCAGTTCTACGTCGCCGAGGGGCGGCTCTCCTGCCAGCTCTACCAGCGCAGCGCCGACATCTTCCTCGGCGTGCCGTTCAACATCGCCTCCTACGCCCTGCTGACCCTGATGGTGGCGCAGGTGACGGGACTCAAGCCGGGCGAGTTCATCCATACGCTGGGTGACGCGCACCTGTACCTGAATCACCTGGAACAGGCGGAGACCCAGCTCGCGCGCAGGCCCTATCCGCCGCCGACCCTGCGGCTCAACCCGGCGCGAACCTCGCTGTTCGACTTCGTGTTCGAGGACTTCGCACTCGAAGGCTACCAGTCCCACGCGCACATCAAGGCGCCCGTGGCCGTGTGA
- the folA gene encoding type 3 dihydrofolate reductase, with protein sequence MLVALVVAMGRNRVIGRDNALPWHLPADLRHFRAVTLGKPVVMGRKTHESIGRPLPGRENIVISRAAGYRAEGCTVLPSLEAAYEHCRDCAEVMVIGGASIYRQALPRARRIYLTEIHADFTGDTVFPPLDASAWREAARDERPADEKNAYPHGFIVLERKAEDGTGT encoded by the coding sequence ATGCTCGTCGCTCTGGTGGTGGCGATGGGGCGCAACCGCGTGATCGGGCGCGACAACGCGCTGCCGTGGCATCTTCCCGCCGACCTGCGCCACTTCCGCGCGGTCACCCTGGGCAAGCCGGTGGTGATGGGGCGCAAAACCCATGAATCGATCGGCCGGCCGCTGCCGGGACGCGAGAACATTGTGATCAGCCGCGCCGCGGGCTACCGCGCGGAAGGCTGCACCGTACTGCCCTCGCTGGAAGCGGCGTACGAACATTGCCGCGACTGCGCCGAAGTGATGGTGATCGGCGGCGCATCGATCTACCGGCAGGCGCTGCCGCGCGCGCGCCGTATCTACCTCACCGAGATCCACGCGGACTTCACCGGCGATACCGTCTTCCCGCCGCTCGACGCCTCCGCCTGGCGCGAAGCCGCGCGCGACGAGCGTCCGGCCGACGAGAAAAACGCCTACCCGCACGGCTTCATCGTGCTGGAACGCAAGGCGGAGGATGGGACGGGCACGTAA
- a CDS encoding DUF1043 family protein, which yields MIAWEWLIPVLLLGLAGGFLLGWGGSGSAKQSRKIDRELRETRDELVRYRDQVAVHFSSTADLVNAMSANYAALHQHLMQGAQELCNGREPRFKAISVSEGGAGGESPPAQGALALTAPPLELPGEKLALSRPAPALHTKGWYKESASDDEASDYVKDDPRY from the coding sequence GTGATCGCGTGGGAATGGTTGATCCCGGTTCTGTTGCTCGGTCTGGCGGGAGGGTTTCTGCTCGGCTGGGGCGGCAGCGGTTCGGCAAAGCAATCGAGGAAGATCGATCGCGAACTGCGTGAAACGCGCGACGAGCTGGTGCGTTACCGCGATCAGGTCGCCGTCCACTTTTCTTCCACCGCCGATCTCGTCAACGCAATGTCCGCGAACTATGCCGCCCTCCACCAGCATCTGATGCAGGGCGCGCAGGAGCTGTGCAACGGGCGGGAGCCCCGGTTCAAGGCCATCAGCGTGAGCGAGGGCGGTGCCGGCGGCGAATCCCCCCCCGCGCAGGGCGCGCTCGCGCTGACCGCTCCGCCCCTGGAATTGCCGGGCGAAAAGCTGGCCCTATCCCGTCCGGCGCCGGCCCTGCACACGAAGGGCTGGTACAAGGAGTCCGCCTCAGACGACGAGGCGTCCGACTACGTGAAGGATGATCCCCGCTACTGA
- the pgl gene encoding 6-phosphogluconolactonase has protein sequence MGGERRLHIHTDPAALARAAAARFAELAQDARSEHRGFHVALAGGSTPRLLYQTLAADYRDTVDWAATHVYFGDERCVPPDHPDSNFRMAREALLQHVALPPAQVHRIEAEDPDPHAAARRYADLLHRHLPHARGHERGRFDLVLLGLGPDGHIASLFPDTAILDEHRAWAAAVHVDRLQAWRISLTYPVINAARHIALLVAGEGKADIVRDVVGRAETAARYPASRLQPRGELEWFIDHAAARLLPGV, from the coding sequence ATGGGCGGCGAACGTCGTCTGCACATCCACACCGACCCGGCCGCGCTGGCGCGCGCCGCGGCGGCGCGCTTCGCGGAGCTTGCACAGGATGCCCGGAGCGAGCACCGCGGTTTTCACGTCGCGCTCGCCGGCGGTTCCACACCCCGTCTGCTGTACCAGACGCTCGCCGCCGACTACCGCGACACCGTGGACTGGGCGGCGACGCATGTGTATTTCGGGGACGAGCGCTGCGTGCCGCCGGACCATCCCGACAGCAACTTCCGCATGGCGCGCGAGGCATTGTTACAGCACGTGGCGCTCCCGCCGGCGCAGGTCCATCGCATCGAGGCCGAGGATCCCGATCCGCACGCCGCCGCACGGCGCTATGCGGATCTGCTGCACCGCCACCTGCCGCACGCGCGCGGGCACGAAAGGGGGCGATTCGACCTGGTGCTGCTCGGGCTCGGTCCGGACGGCCACATCGCCTCGCTGTTTCCGGACACCGCCATCCTCGACGAGCACCGCGCCTGGGCAGCCGCGGTCCATGTCGACAGGCTGCAGGCCTGGCGCATCAGCCTGACCTATCCCGTGATCAACGCCGCGCGTCACATCGCCCTGCTGGTGGCCGGCGAAGGCAAGGCGGACATCGTCAGGGATGTCGTCGGCCGGGCGGAAACCGCGGCCCGGTATCCGGCCTCCCGGCTGCAACCCCGTGGCGAACTCGAGTGGTTCATCGACCACGCCGCCGCACGGCTGCTGCCGGGTGTCTGA
- a CDS encoding glucokinase, producing MRLLAGDIGGTKTLLALAERTDDGIRLLREHRYDSGAYPGLEVIVGDFLARLEPGLRDIGRACFAVAGPVMTADGSEMARVTNLTWRLDNRRLAAEFALPAVHLINDFQAVGHGIELLEDNDLVVLQPGRPRSAAPRTVLGAGTGLGTALLAWDGARYQVLPTEGGHVDFAPNGAVQRDLLAWLAQRHGHVSIERLLSGPGLAAIYDFLCARQPDRVDPDLTERLRTQDTAAAVTEHAMIHGDTLANEALSLFVAVYGAHTGNLALLTLPYGGLYIAGGIAPRILPRLVDGRFLAAFNDKGRMAHLTAEIPVAVVINPRVGLLGAAHFAAQAAR from the coding sequence GTGAGACTGCTGGCGGGCGATATCGGCGGCACCAAGACCCTGCTCGCACTGGCGGAACGCACGGACGACGGCATTCGCCTGCTGCGGGAACACCGTTACGACAGCGGGGCGTACCCCGGCCTGGAGGTCATCGTCGGCGACTTCCTCGCGCGCCTGGAGCCGGGACTGCGCGACATCGGGCGCGCCTGCTTCGCCGTAGCCGGCCCGGTGATGACGGCCGACGGCAGCGAGATGGCGCGCGTCACCAACCTGACCTGGCGCCTGGACAACCGCCGCCTCGCCGCCGAGTTCGCGCTGCCGGCGGTGCATCTGATCAACGATTTCCAGGCCGTCGGCCACGGCATCGAGCTGCTCGAGGACAACGACCTCGTGGTCCTGCAGCCGGGCCGGCCGCGCTCCGCGGCTCCGCGCACTGTACTGGGCGCCGGGACCGGACTGGGCACGGCCCTGCTCGCCTGGGACGGCGCGCGTTACCAGGTCCTGCCCACCGAGGGGGGCCATGTCGACTTCGCGCCCAACGGCGCGGTTCAACGCGACCTGCTCGCCTGGCTGGCGCAGCGCCACGGCCATGTCTCGATCGAGCGCCTGCTGTCCGGTCCCGGTCTGGCGGCGATCTACGACTTTCTTTGCGCGCGGCAGCCGGACCGCGTCGACCCCGACCTTACGGAACGCCTGCGGACGCAGGACACCGCTGCCGCCGTGACCGAACATGCGATGATCCACGGCGATACGCTCGCGAATGAGGCGCTCAGCCTGTTCGTCGCCGTCTACGGCGCCCATACCGGCAATCTTGCCCTGCTCACCCTGCCCTACGGCGGACTCTATATCGCCGGCGGCATCGCGCCGCGCATCCTGCCGCGCCTGGTCGACGGCCGCTTCCTCGCGGCCTTCAATGACAAGGGCCGGATGGCGCATCTGACAGCCGAGATTCCGGTTGCGGTGGTGATCAACCCCCGGGTCGGTTTGTTGGGCGCGGCGCACTTCGCCGCGCAGGCCGCGCGCTGA
- a CDS encoding phosphoribosylaminoimidazolesuccinocarboxamide synthase encodes MVDALFESDLPGLALLHRGKVRDMYDVDAEHLLIVTTDRLSAFDVVLPTPIPDKGRVLTALSRFWFQRLDAGVANHLTARDPLLLVTTAHERDQLAGRSLVVRKLSPLPIEAIVRGYLVGSGWRDYTRTGSVCGHRLAAGLREAERLDQPIFTPSTKAAAGAHDENISLARTAELIGRDLLERLQAVSLELYRQAADYALTRGIIIADTKFEFGLDRDGALVLIDEVFTPDSSRFWPADGYAPGRVPASFDKQYVRDYLESIGWNKRPPAPPLPPEVAAETAKKYREALHRLAPET; translated from the coding sequence ATGGTGGACGCACTGTTCGAATCCGACCTCCCCGGCCTGGCGCTGCTTCATCGCGGCAAGGTCAGGGATATGTACGACGTCGATGCAGAGCACCTGCTGATCGTCACCACCGATCGCCTGTCGGCCTTCGACGTGGTGCTCCCGACGCCGATTCCGGACAAGGGCCGCGTGCTGACGGCGCTGTCGCGTTTCTGGTTTCAGCGCCTGGACGCGGGTGTGGCCAATCATCTGACGGCGCGCGACCCTCTGTTGCTGGTCACCACGGCGCATGAACGTGATCAGCTCGCGGGCCGTTCGCTCGTGGTTCGCAAGTTGTCGCCGCTGCCGATCGAGGCCATCGTCCGCGGCTATCTGGTAGGGTCTGGCTGGCGTGACTACACCCGCACCGGATCAGTGTGCGGCCATCGCCTGGCGGCCGGTCTGCGCGAGGCGGAGCGCCTCGATCAGCCGATCTTCACGCCGTCGACCAAGGCCGCCGCAGGCGCGCACGATGAGAACATCAGCCTCGCGCGGACGGCCGAGCTCATCGGCCGCGACCTGCTGGAGCGGCTGCAGGCGGTAAGCCTGGAACTGTACCGGCAGGCGGCGGACTACGCATTGACGCGCGGCATCATCATCGCCGACACCAAGTTCGAATTCGGCCTGGATCGTGATGGCGCACTGGTGCTGATCGACGAGGTCTTCACGCCGGATTCGTCACGCTTCTGGCCGGCGGACGGTTACGCGCCCGGACGGGTGCCGGCCAGTTTCGACAAGCAGTATGTGCGGGATTACCTCGAGTCGATCGGCTGGAACAAACGGCCGCCCGCCCCGCCGCTTCCGCCGGAGGTGGCGGCGGAAACAGCGAAGAAATACCGCGAGGCGCTGCACCGACTCGCGCCGGAGACCTGA
- a CDS encoding class II fructose-bisphosphate aldolase yields the protein MALVNMRDLLNHAYEGHYAVGAFDVISLDFLQGVLQGAEEARAPVILNFVVPQFRYYDFELLAAAAVAGARRSPVPVALHLDHAANLDHVALGIRHGCNGVMIDGSHLPFEKNVELTRSVVQTAHDCGIAVEGELGVITGYAGDDQAEPGPGVYTWPDEARQYVRQTKVDFLAVSVGTVHGIRPERSDLDLERLTRINKAVGIPLVIHGGSGLTDAQCECLIDRGVARINYYSGLSQIAARRLRSNCLVDRTGGTAALNQGVNEAVRREVARCLAVWGAAGRAEAVLAEASPWQEVEHLIIYNSTDADARVEEMMEEGRRVLATIPGVRRVFAGRALKDGAKYRYCWLVRFAHPKVVESYRDHPAHVAFADTRFRPSTAARISIDFEDTGRAAAAARPADAVGGRRLPG from the coding sequence ATGGCATTGGTGAACATGCGTGATCTGCTGAACCACGCGTACGAGGGTCATTACGCGGTCGGCGCCTTTGACGTCATCAGCCTCGACTTTCTGCAGGGTGTCCTGCAGGGCGCAGAGGAGGCGCGTGCGCCCGTCATCCTCAACTTTGTCGTCCCGCAGTTCCGCTACTATGATTTCGAGCTGCTGGCCGCCGCCGCCGTGGCAGGTGCCCGGCGCAGCCCGGTGCCGGTCGCGCTGCACCTGGACCACGCCGCAAACCTGGATCACGTGGCCCTCGGCATCCGTCACGGCTGCAACGGCGTCATGATCGACGGCTCCCATCTGCCGTTCGAGAAAAACGTCGAGCTGACCCGGTCTGTGGTGCAGACTGCGCACGACTGCGGAATCGCCGTCGAGGGCGAGCTTGGTGTCATCACCGGATACGCCGGCGACGACCAGGCCGAACCCGGGCCGGGCGTCTATACCTGGCCCGACGAGGCGCGGCAGTATGTGCGCCAGACCAAGGTGGACTTCCTCGCGGTCTCGGTCGGCACCGTCCACGGCATCCGCCCGGAACGATCCGACCTGGATCTGGAGCGGCTGACGCGCATCAACAAGGCGGTCGGCATCCCGCTGGTGATTCATGGCGGCAGCGGCCTGACCGATGCGCAGTGCGAATGCCTGATCGACCGCGGCGTGGCCAGGATCAACTACTACAGCGGCCTGTCGCAGATCGCGGCGCGCCGCCTGCGCAGCAACTGCCTCGTGGATCGGACCGGCGGCACTGCCGCCCTCAACCAGGGTGTGAACGAGGCGGTCCGCAGGGAGGTGGCGCGCTGCCTGGCGGTGTGGGGGGCTGCGGGCCGCGCCGAGGCCGTGCTCGCCGAGGCGTCGCCCTGGCAGGAGGTGGAGCATCTCATCATTTACAACAGCACCGACGCCGATGCGCGCGTGGAGGAGATGATGGAGGAGGGAAGGCGTGTGCTGGCCACGATACCGGGCGTGCGCCGCGTCTTCGCGGGCCGTGCGCTCAAGGACGGGGCCAAATACCGCTACTGCTGGCTGGTGCGGTTCGCTCATCCCAAGGTGGTGGAAAGTTACCGCGACCATCCCGCGCATGTGGCCTTTGCCGACACGCGCTTCCGTCCGTCCACGGCGGCCCGCATCAGCATAGATTTCGAGGATACAGGCCGTGCGGCCGCGGCCGCACGGCCCGCGGATGCGGTCGGCGGGCGGAGGCTTCCCGGCTGA
- the cbbX gene encoding CbbX protein, producing MGKDDNLNAAGADEVRVDLEAEFKASNIQEVLDTLDRELVGLVPVKTRIREIAALLLVDRLRRKFELSSETPTLHMCFTGNPGTGKTTVAMRMGEILKRLGYVREGHLVTVTRDDLVGQYIGHTAPKTKEVIKKAMGGVLFIDEAYYLYKPENERDYGQESIEILLQVMENNRDDLVVILAGYKDKMDKFFQSNPGMRSRIAHHIDFPDYSPAELLHIARLMLERQNYRFSAEGELAFNEYLKLRMKQPHFSNARSVRNALDRARLRQANRLFANAGRMLSKMDLVTIEAEDVLASRIFSDKGGE from the coding sequence ATGGGAAAAGATGACAATCTGAACGCCGCCGGCGCCGACGAGGTGCGGGTGGATCTCGAGGCCGAATTCAAGGCCTCGAACATACAGGAAGTGCTGGACACGCTGGACCGGGAGCTGGTCGGGCTGGTGCCCGTCAAGACGCGCATCCGCGAGATCGCGGCGCTGCTGCTGGTCGACCGCCTGCGGCGCAAGTTCGAGCTCTCGTCCGAAACGCCGACGCTCCACATGTGCTTCACCGGTAATCCGGGCACCGGCAAGACGACGGTCGCGATGCGCATGGGCGAGATCCTCAAGCGCCTCGGTTACGTGCGCGAAGGACACCTGGTCACCGTCACGCGCGATGACCTGGTCGGCCAGTACATCGGCCACACCGCGCCGAAGACCAAGGAAGTGATCAAGAAGGCCATGGGAGGCGTGCTGTTCATCGACGAGGCCTACTATCTGTACAAGCCGGAGAACGAGCGCGACTACGGCCAGGAGTCCATCGAGATACTGCTGCAGGTCATGGAAAACAACCGCGACGATCTCGTCGTGATCCTGGCCGGCTACAAGGACAAGATGGATAAATTCTTCCAGAGCAATCCGGGCATGCGTTCGCGCATCGCCCATCACATCGATTTCCCCGACTATTCGCCGGCCGAACTGCTGCACATCGCCAGGCTGATGCTGGAGCGCCAGAACTACCGCTTCAGCGCGGAAGGCGAGCTGGCGTTCAATGAGTATCTCAAGCTGCGCATGAAGCAGCCGCACTTTTCCAACGCGCGTTCGGTGCGCAATGCCCTCGATCGCGCCCGGCTCAGACAGGCCAACCGGCTGTTCGCCAACGCCGGCAGGATGCTCAGCAAGATGGATCTGGTTACCATCGAGGCGGAGGACGTGCTGGCCAGCCGCATCTTCAGTGACAAGGGCGGGGAATGA
- a CDS encoding ribulose bisphosphate carboxylase small subunit → MMTNHGNRITQGQFSFLPDLTDAQITAQIKYALKNNWAVNVEYTDDPHPRNTYWEMFGMPMFDLKDPAGILMEINNCRKTFPNHYIRVTAFNSTRGVESPTMSFIVNRPKTEPGFGLARQEVAGRQIHYTVHSYSTDKPEGERY, encoded by the coding sequence ATGATGACCAATCACGGCAACCGGATCACGCAGGGCCAGTTCTCGTTCCTGCCCGATCTCACCGACGCCCAGATCACCGCGCAGATCAAGTACGCGCTGAAGAACAACTGGGCGGTCAACGTCGAGTACACCGATGATCCGCACCCGCGCAACACCTACTGGGAGATGTTCGGCATGCCCATGTTCGATCTCAAGGATCCCGCCGGGATCCTGATGGAGATCAACAACTGCCGCAAGACATTCCCCAACCACTACATCCGCGTCACCGCATTCAACAGTACGCGCGGCGTGGAGTCGCCGACGATGTCCTTCATCGTCAACCGGCCGAAAACCGAACCCGGCTTCGGCCTGGCGCGGCAGGAGGTCGCGGGACGGCAGATTCACTACACCGTCCACAGCTACTCGACCGACAAGCCGGAAGGCGAGCGTTACTGA